The window CCGCCAGCACCCGCCCCAGCGCGAGAACCCGCTCAGCGCGATCGGGATCGACGAGAATCTGCGCACACGACTGGTCGAAACAGGCGAATACATCGTCAAGCGCTGCGGCATTGGTGGATACGATCAGCTGCGTCCTGGCCTGTGCTGCCCGCATGTCCAACTCACACAACGCCGCCAGATTGCGCGCGGCGATGGCGGGACAGTCCACCAGAACCACATCGCTGAGCGCACAGTCCGCGCGAAGCAGATCGTCCAGCGACCCCACGCGGCGTACCGCAAGGCCAGCGGCGCCCAGATCGTCCCGCAATGTGGCGCGCAGTGCAGCGCGATCCGCGAAGATCGCCACCGACACGTCATCCCGCAACGCACCGCTGCCGGAGCCACCGCCCCCGCCCCCACCTCCGGATCGACCGTAGGCAAAGTCTGCCGCGCTGCTTGCCGAAAAATCCTGATCGAATTCACGCTGCCCTGAATACATCGCCTTCGACTCCCCTGCCAACAAGAACAGGATCGGAACAAAAAGCGATCAAGTCAAGAAACTACGTAGTAGTCTGTAAGGCACGTTCGGAGCGGGTCAGAGCCACCCGGAAAGTTCATTGCGAACAAGAGCCTGCAACATGTCCATACCCGCCTCGGAAGCATTGAGGCAGGAAAGGGTTACAAAACTTTCACCCCCGGATTCGAGGAAGACTTCCCTTCCCCGGATCGCCAGTTCTTCCAGCGTTTCGACGCAATCGGCGGAAAAACCGGGTGCCGCAATCGCGAGTCGCCGCGTGCCGCCGTGGGCCATCTCGGCCAGCACCGCCTCTGTCGAAGGCTCCAGCCATCTGGCCCGGCCAAATCGCGACTGGAACGCATGACGGATCTCCAGCGCGGGAAAGCGCGCGGACAGGCGCTCCTGCAGCAGGCGGGCCGTCTTGAGGCAATGGCAGTGATAGGGATCGCCCAGCTTCAGCGTCCGCTCGGGCATGCCGTGGAACGAGAGCAGCAGTGCCTCGGGCAATTCGGGAAGCGCTGCCAGCTGCGCGCCCAGATCGGTTGCCAGCGCGTCGATGTGGGCCGGGGCGTCATAGTACGATGGCAGCGTGCGCAGGGCGGGCTGCCAGCGCATGGAACCGAGCGCCGTGCCCACTGCGTCCATCACCGAGGCGGTCGTCGCCGCGCAATATTGCGGATAGAGCGGCGCGATCAGGATACGCTCACAGCCCGCGCTGCGCATCGCCTCCATCCGCGAGGGGATCGAGGGATTGCCGTAGCGCATCGCCCAGTCGACCATCACCTCCGCCCCCAACCGCGCCTGCAAGGCCTCTGCCTGCGCCGCCGTGATCGCGGCGAGCGGCGAGCCCTTGTCCGTCCACACTTGCGCATAGGCATGCGCCGACTTGGCCGGTCGGGTGCGCAGGATCACCCCGTGCAGGATCGGCTTCCAGACGACAGCCGGGATCTCGATCACGCGCGGATCGGAAAGGAACTCGGCCAGATAGCGGCGCACCGCCTGCGGCGTCGGCGCATCGGGCGTGCCCAGATTGACCAGCAGAACGCCCACGCGCGGCGCCTTGAGCGGCGGATGATCGGCAGGGAGAGTAGGGTTCGGCACGCTCAGGCATCCTCGGCAAAGAGCGGCAAACGCCGCAGACGCAGCCCGGTTGCGGAGAACAGGGCATTGGCAATGGCAGGGGCGGCGACCGCGACGCCCAGTTCGCCCGGATCGGCAGGCGGCTGCGTGCTGGTGACAAAGCCCACATCGATCTGCGGACAGTCCTTCAGCGCAGGCACCGCGAGCGCCGAGAGCCTGTCGGCATCCGGCCACCCTTGCGTCCAGCTGCCCGCACTGCCGAGCGCGAGGCCCAGGCCGAAGATCAGGCCGCCCTCGATCTGCTGGCGCGCAATGTCGATATTCACGATCCGCCCGATATCGACCACCGCGCTCAGCGCATCGACGCGCACGCCGCCCTCGTCGCGGCGGACACGGGCGACAAGGGCGATCCGGCCCTCCCCGATGCGCGCATCGCCGATACGATGGCAGGCGATGCCCTGTCCGCTGTTGTCGCTGCCGCCGTCCCAGTTCGCCAGCGAGGAGACGCGCTGGAGGCACTCGGCCATGCGCGGATCGCCGCCCAGCATCGCCATGCGATAGCTCAGCGGCTCGCACCCGGCACGGTGGGCGAGTTCATCGACGAAGCACTCGTTGAAAAAGGCGGTGTAGCCATGGGCATTGCCGCGCATCCGTCCGGTCGGCAGGTCGAGCGCGGCGGGCACGTGATCGACGGCGAGGTTGGCGATGTCGTAGCCCGGCACTGCGCCGGACAGCGCCAGCGGATCGGCAACGCCCTGCACCGCGCGCGCGGCATCGGCGGGAGATTGCGCCCCGAACAGCCGCTCGCCGAATTCGCGCGCGGTGGCGGGCACGGCGATGCGGGCGCGCCAGGCGGTGATCTGGCCATCGCCATCGGGCCGTGCAGCCATGACCGCCACCGCAGGCGTGCGCGGCAGGCCCGCGACATGCTCCTGTCGCCGCGACCATGTAAGCTGCACCGGCTTGCCGACGGCTTTGGCGATAGTCGCGACTTCGGCCCCTTGCGCAAATTCCAGCCGCCGGTCGAAACTGCCGCCGATAGGCATGGGATAGAGCACGACATCGCCTGCTCCCACGCCCGCCGCCTTCGCCGCAGCACGGCGCGCAGCCTCGGGCGCCTGCGTGCCGATCCACAGCTCCAGCCGCCCATCCTCGTCCAGCCGCGCAGTGGCGCTGGCGGTCTCGATGGTGGCGTGGAGCGCCGGGGCGACCTCGTAGCGCAGCTGGACCGGCAGGCCGCCCGACACCGCTTCCGCATCGCCCTGAAGGTGGATGCGGTGCGGATCGCCGCGCGTCATCGCGGCATCGAGCGCGAGGTCGATCGCATCGCCATCGGCGGCGTGCGAAACCCTGAAATGCGGTGCGGCACGCTGGAGCGCCTGCTCGGCGGTCCACCAGTCACGGGCGACCGCCGCCACCCAGTCTGCCCCTTCGACGAAACGGACGAAGCCCTTCAGGCCCTTGCCCGCCTGTTCATCGAGGCCAGCGATCTGCGCCACCCCCAGCGGTCCGTGGCGGATCGCGGCGAACAGCATGTCGGGCAGGCGGATATCGCCCGCGAACGTCCACGAGCCATCGACTTTGGCGGGCAGATCGAGGCGCGGATGGCGCAAGGGGGCGCCGGGCGGAAATTCCTCGGGGCTTTCGGCCTCGGGATCGCTCTGCAGCGGCGGTGGCGAGGGTGGCGTCAGCCCCGCTGCCGCTTCGGCCAGCAATCCGAACGAGAGCGCCTTGTCGCCATAGGTCACAAGGCCACCGGCGACCG of the Novosphingobium sp. 9 genome contains:
- the hemH gene encoding ferrochelatase, translated to MPNPTLPADHPPLKAPRVGVLLVNLGTPDAPTPQAVRRYLAEFLSDPRVIEIPAVVWKPILHGVILRTRPAKSAHAYAQVWTDKGSPLAAITAAQAEALQARLGAEVMVDWAMRYGNPSIPSRMEAMRSAGCERILIAPLYPQYCAATTASVMDAVGTALGSMRWQPALRTLPSYYDAPAHIDALATDLGAQLAALPELPEALLLSFHGMPERTLKLGDPYHCHCLKTARLLQERLSARFPALEIRHAFQSRFGRARWLEPSTEAVLAEMAHGGTRRLAIAAPGFSADCVETLEELAIRGREVFLESGGESFVTLSCLNASEAGMDMLQALVRNELSGWL
- a CDS encoding molybdopterin cofactor-binding domain-containing protein, with amino-acid sequence MAPTRRGVLIGALAGGGLALGFVLRPRRFPLPLKAGPDQFAFDAWLKIDTQGVVTVAVPQVEMGQGITTVLPQIVAAELGADWRQIAVEPAPPSALYANTVLAAEWAPLWMPTGPRIADALAGDPVDLLTRRWAQDNRFDVTADGTALAAYEAPARAAGAIARSLLTQAAAARWGVTPEECAVAGGLVTYGDKALSFGLLAEAAAGLTPPSPPPLQSDPEAESPEEFPPGAPLRHPRLDLPAKVDGSWTFAGDIRLPDMLFAAIRHGPLGVAQIAGLDEQAGKGLKGFVRFVEGADWVAAVARDWWTAEQALQRAAPHFRVSHAADGDAIDLALDAAMTRGDPHRIHLQGDAEAVSGGLPVQLRYEVAPALHATIETASATARLDEDGRLELWIGTQAPEAARRAAAKAAGVGAGDVVLYPMPIGGSFDRRLEFAQGAEVATIAKAVGKPVQLTWSRRQEHVAGLPRTPAVAVMAARPDGDGQITAWRARIAVPATAREFGERLFGAQSPADAARAVQGVADPLALSGAVPGYDIANLAVDHVPAALDLPTGRMRGNAHGYTAFFNECFVDELAHRAGCEPLSYRMAMLGGDPRMAECLQRVSSLANWDGGSDNSGQGIACHRIGDARIGEGRIALVARVRRDEGGVRVDALSAVVDIGRIVNIDIARQQIEGGLIFGLGLALGSAGSWTQGWPDADRLSALAVPALKDCPQIDVGFVTSTQPPADPGELGVAVAAPAIANALFSATGLRLRRLPLFAEDA